In Halorientalis sp. LT38, a genomic segment contains:
- a CDS encoding acyl-CoA dehydrogenase family protein: protein MPTSDTGGDGGVGFGTTEETRLILDSLDEFVAQEVEPLADELGDTWSNPRRRHEADGRLVPEVREAIETIRKKSADAGYYAMNLPEEVGGEGVSNVTWYRAKKRVASHGIGLTEYVLAGPEGPKPLLMQAEGEQIEKYLKPAVAGEKSTAFAQTEPGVGSDSPSMSTHAERDGDEWVLNGRKQWITNAPYADFVQVFARTTPQEEMGRYGGITCFVVEADEFELGSMNNAVGFEGMQAELLFDDVRLPEDRVLGEPDAAFYNAMDFLSLGRLELGAEAVGYTEHLLERGVEYANEREAFGRPIGKFQGISHKLAEGRARNFAADAAGLKLAWLMDDGEQAIEASSIFKYLATNVYFDVADDVVQVHGANGLSEDNPFMDHLHIARILRVVEGTDEIQLNTIAKQLGVS, encoded by the coding sequence ATGCCAACGTCAGACACGGGCGGGGACGGCGGGGTCGGATTCGGGACGACGGAAGAGACGCGCCTGATCCTCGACAGCCTCGACGAGTTCGTCGCACAGGAGGTCGAACCGCTCGCGGACGAACTTGGCGACACCTGGTCGAACCCGCGACGGCGGCACGAAGCGGACGGGCGACTCGTCCCGGAGGTGCGCGAGGCCATCGAGACGATCCGGAAGAAGAGCGCGGACGCGGGCTATTACGCGATGAACCTCCCGGAGGAGGTTGGCGGGGAGGGCGTCTCGAACGTCACCTGGTACCGGGCGAAAAAACGCGTCGCGAGTCACGGCATCGGGTTGACCGAGTACGTCCTGGCGGGTCCCGAGGGCCCGAAACCGCTGCTCATGCAGGCAGAGGGCGAGCAGATCGAGAAGTACCTGAAGCCGGCCGTCGCCGGCGAGAAGTCGACCGCGTTCGCCCAGACCGAACCCGGCGTGGGGTCGGACTCGCCCAGCATGAGCACGCACGCGGAGCGAGACGGCGACGAGTGGGTGCTGAACGGCCGCAAGCAGTGGATCACGAACGCCCCGTACGCTGACTTCGTGCAGGTCTTCGCGCGGACGACGCCACAGGAGGAGATGGGCCGCTACGGCGGGATCACCTGCTTCGTCGTGGAGGCCGACGAGTTCGAGCTGGGGTCGATGAACAACGCGGTTGGGTTCGAGGGGATGCAGGCCGAGTTGCTGTTCGACGACGTGCGCCTCCCCGAGGATCGGGTGCTCGGCGAACCCGACGCCGCCTTCTACAACGCGATGGACTTCCTCTCGCTGGGGCGACTCGAACTCGGGGCCGAGGCGGTCGGGTACACCGAACACCTCCTCGAACGGGGCGTCGAGTACGCCAACGAGCGGGAGGCCTTCGGGCGCCCCATCGGGAAGTTCCAGGGCATCTCTCACAAGCTCGCCGAGGGCCGGGCACGGAACTTCGCGGCCGACGCCGCGGGGCTGAAGCTCGCCTGGCTGATGGACGACGGCGAGCAGGCCATCGAGGCCTCGTCGATCTTCAAGTACCTCGCGACGAACGTCTACTTCGACGTGGCAGACGACGTGGTGCAGGTCCACGGCGCGAACGGCCTCTCCGAGGACAACCCGTTCATGGATCACCTTCACATCGCCAGGATCCTGCGGGTCGTCGAGGGGACGGACGAGATCCAGCTCAACACGATCGCCAAACAGCTCGGCGTGTCCTGA